From the genome of Rhineura floridana isolate rRhiFlo1 chromosome 7, rRhiFlo1.hap2, whole genome shotgun sequence, one region includes:
- the HES1 gene encoding transcription factor HES-1, whose amino-acid sequence MPADLMEKSSSSPAAATPASVHATPDKPRTASDHRKSSKPIMEKRRRARINESLGQLKTLILDALKKDSSRHSKLEKADILEMTVKHLRNLQRTQMTAVLNTDPTVLGKYRAGFNECMNEVTRFLSTCEGVNTEVRTRLLGHLASCMSQINAMNYPAPQPPSAALLPPPPGAQHGASFGHSLVQIPAGAAPPAASAVPCKLGSPAGEGAKVYSGFQLVPASDGQFAFLIPNTAFAPHSNGVIPLCANGGMGSGLPPAAAISPASGGPSLPADSVWRPW is encoded by the exons ATGCCCGCGGACCTGATGGAGAAGAGCTCCTCGTCGCCCGCGGCAGCCACCCCGGCCAGCGTCCACGCCACGCCAGACAAGCCCCGCACGGCCTCCGACCACCGGAAG TCGTCCAAGCCCATCATGGAGAAGAGGCGGCGGGCGCGCATCAACGAGAGCCTCGGGCAGCTCAAGACTCTCATCCTGGACGCCCTCAAGAAAGAT AGCTCCCGCCATTCCAAGCTGGAGAAGGCCGACATATTAGAAATGACAGTCAAGCATTTGCGAAACCTGCAACGCACCCAGATGACGG CCGTGCTGAATACGGATCCTACCGTGTTGGGCAAATACCGGGCTGGTTTTAATGAGTGCATGAACGAGGTGACGCGCTTCCTCTCCACCTGTGAGGGGGTGAACACGGAGGTGAGGACTCGCCTGCTTGGACATCTGGCCAGCTGCATGAGTCAGATCAACGCCATGAACTATCCGGCCCCACAGCCCCCCTCTGCAGCACtgctccctccaccccctggggcTCAGCATGGGGCATCTTTTGGGCACTCCCTGGTGCAGATCCCTGCTGGTGCAGCACCCCCTGCTGCCAGCGCGGTGCCTTGCAAGCTGGGCAGCCCGGCCGGGGAAGGGGCAAAGGTGTACAGTGGTTTCCAGTTGGTGCCGGCCTCTGATGGGCAGTTTGCCTTCCTCATCCCCAACACAGCCTTTGCCCCACACAGCAATGGTGTGATTCCACTCTGCGCCAATGGAGGAATGGGCTCTGGGTTGCCTCCTGCTGCCGCCATCTCGCCTGCGTCCGGTGGCCCCTCACTCCCAGCAGATTCGGTGTGGAGACCTTGGTGA